The Candidatus Hinthialibacter antarcticus genome has a window encoding:
- a CDS encoding prepilin-type N-terminal cleavage/methylation domain-containing protein, with protein sequence MMNANPFPIPRSPKTIDKRLGFTLVELLVSVAVISILAGMAAQTFRSVLGARDIAVNRLEMNETARSALGFISAEIRAAYLTPDSVIAVIPGQQNPTGPRFRFAGIHRDLIVDNGNDDNVPGAFKDEDGDGDEDEEILDGLDNDGDELVDEDLGAVPSDILHFVSAVENSGDVILQEISYGLDPTGTRLIRRGQTLSLNGGGNDATEIGDFGQFIDNQSRERLLPPILPIGVNVSANMVKTSIENWDHGAKFGSLDARNVQSNNSPGKIFEALAYNIRGLRFRYWYYDYNRGGWRWTTEWDSSRETAVVLPDSALFNDFAANSSIEGSNRRGFQNIIVNEPDDMYPRQGAGNGFLVTNPQLLLNNLEYREVRDRVLKRTDGLPNMVEITLFVQDRKRTDPPQPYTTRVFIPNNYRSIGL encoded by the coding sequence ATGATGAACGCAAACCCGTTTCCCATTCCGCGCAGCCCGAAGACAATCGACAAACGATTGGGCTTCACGTTGGTGGAACTCTTAGTCTCCGTCGCGGTCATTTCGATTCTGGCCGGCATGGCGGCGCAAACCTTCCGTTCGGTATTGGGCGCCCGCGACATCGCCGTCAACCGCCTCGAAATGAACGAAACCGCGCGCAGCGCCTTGGGGTTCATCTCGGCGGAAATCCGCGCGGCTTACTTAACGCCTGACTCCGTGATCGCCGTGATTCCAGGACAACAAAACCCCACCGGGCCGCGCTTTCGCTTCGCGGGCATCCACCGCGATCTGATTGTTGACAATGGCAACGACGACAACGTACCCGGCGCTTTCAAAGATGAAGACGGCGACGGCGATGAAGACGAAGAAATTCTTGACGGCCTCGACAACGACGGCGACGAACTGGTCGACGAAGACCTGGGCGCCGTCCCCAGCGACATTTTGCATTTCGTCAGCGCGGTCGAAAATTCCGGCGACGTTATTCTGCAAGAAATCTCGTACGGCCTCGACCCCACTGGAACGCGCTTGATTCGCCGCGGACAAACCCTTTCGCTCAACGGCGGAGGCAATGACGCCACCGAAATCGGCGACTTCGGCCAATTCATCGACAACCAATCGCGCGAGCGGCTCTTGCCGCCGATTCTTCCCATCGGCGTCAACGTCAGCGCCAACATGGTTAAAACCTCTATCGAAAATTGGGACCACGGCGCTAAGTTTGGCAGTTTGGACGCGCGAAACGTCCAGTCGAACAATTCACCGGGAAAAATCTTTGAAGCGCTGGCGTACAACATTCGCGGTCTGCGTTTTCGTTACTGGTATTACGACTACAACCGGGGCGGCTGGCGCTGGACCACCGAATGGGATTCATCGCGCGAAACTGCAGTGGTGTTGCCTGATTCGGCCTTATTCAATGATTTCGCCGCCAATAGCAGCATAGAAGGCAGCAACCGGCGCGGGTTCCAAAACATCATCGTCAATGAACCCGACGACATGTATCCACGCCAAGGGGCTGGCAATGGATTTTTGGTCACAAACCCACAATTACTATTGAATAACTTGGAGTATCGCGAAGTACGCGACCGGGTATTGAAACGGACGGACGGTTTGCCCAATATGGTCGAAATTACGTTATTCGTACAAGACCGCAAGCGAACCGATCCGCCCCAACCATACACCACCCGCGTGTTTATACCGAACAACTACCGCAGCATTGGCCTCTAA